One window of Gemmatimonadaceae bacterium genomic DNA carries:
- a CDS encoding ATP-binding cassette domain-containing protein produces MAEPAVRFSGITKRFPGVTALNDVSFDVAPGSCHAVCGENGAGKSTLGKILCG; encoded by the coding sequence ATGGCCGAGCCCGCGGTTCGCTTCTCCGGCATCACCAAGCGCTTTCCCGGCGTCACGGCGCTGAACGACGTCTCGTTCGACGTCGCGCCGGGATCGTGCCACGCGGTGTGCGGCGAGAACGGGGCCGGCAAGAGCACGCTGGGCAAGATCCTGTGCGGG